The proteins below come from a single Corylus avellana chromosome ca3, CavTom2PMs-1.0 genomic window:
- the LOC132174328 gene encoding uncharacterized protein LOC132174328: MAQMGYLPASQFGQSSQGHVEQLDSHHSVGPKDSKTQADEDMIGGTQDMADPQPTGLAPDDQLRPRQVQTISTDSDGNTIIEVFTILDSHRLPGVPASKWIILEYNAACQPVGFSSMRFKRMAGDVIRSENYVRIPANWTKVPQRTKEDIWDALMFEHVRAYFFVPPEFNLQAIKNEAFRDMGSKLQTWRHELKKVCGITEEDTPNTVRARVGEQTLSEYNAEDMEILLERWCTRENKDYAAKMKSLRAKNNTPHCTGSKSYARATHEEAICLGTYPTRAQSYITTHTKTDGTYPNDIVKERCEMMRELIPTNPAASSSVTEGTVKRAPNDAYAQAHGNKPEYAGRVRQAGSNILPVRGSICSYYTPSQARSENTRHSMISQETLDGALEAERAKHKEEIDALVAVNNARQATFDARLRQIEEIVRFSSAPDRDSPPIAVVPSSIDSGAGDGHHGEDAMNVNNSH, encoded by the exons ATGGCCCAGATGGGGTATTTACCAGCCAGCCAGTTTGGACAGAGTTCTCAAGGACACGTGGAGCAGCTAGACAGCCACCATAGTGTAG GTCCCAAAGACAGTAAGACACAGGCCGATGAAGACATGATTGGTGGGACACAGGACATGGCTGACCCGCAGCCCACCGGCCTTGCTCCCGATGACCAGTTACGCCCTCGGCAGGTCCAGAccataa GTACCGATTCAGATGGAAACACCAttattgaggtgtttaccatCCTTGACTCGCACAGGTTGCCGGGAGTCCCCGCCAGCAAATGGATCATACTGGAGTACAATGCAGCATGCCAGCCCGTCGGCTTTAGCTCCATGAGGTTTAAACGGATGGCTGGAGACGTAATAAGGAGCGAAAATTATGTCCGAATACCGGCCAATTGGACGAAGGTACCGCAGCGTACCaaggaggatatttgggacgccttgatg TTTGAACATGTGCGAGCATACTTTTTCGTCCCGCCAGAATTCAATTTGCAAGCCATAAAGAATGAAGCATTCAGGGATATGGGATCAAAGCTGCAGACTTGGAGGCACGAGCTTAAAAAAGTTTGTGGCATTACGGAGGAAGATACTCCGAATACTGTACGGGCAAGAGTGGGGGAACAAACACTCTCTGAGTACAATGCCGAAGACATGGAGATcttattggagagatggtgtacTCGGGAGAATAAG GACTATGCGGCAAAAATGAAGAGCTTGCGAGCAAAAAATAATACGCCCCATTGCACCGGATCGAAGAGCTATGCCAGGGCgacacatgaggag GCCATATGTCTGGGCACTTATCCTACTCGTGCACAGAGTTACATCACCACGCACACGAAGACGGACGGTACATATCCGAATGATATagtgaaggagagatgt GAAATGATGAGGGAGCTTATACCCACCAACCCTGCAGCGTCGTCTAGCGTCACAGAGGGAACGGTCAAGCGGGCGCCAAACGACGCGTATGCACAGGCgcatggaaataagcctgagtacgccGGTAGGGTTCGGCAGGCTGGATCGAATATTCTGCCTGTGCGGGGGTCCATAtgctcatactatacaccgtcacaaGCACGGTCAGAAAACACCAGGCACTCCATGATATCACAAGAAACGCTTGACGGAGCTCTTGAGGCGGAGAGGGCcaagcacaaggaagagatagatgcaTTGGTGGCCGTGAACAATGCACGTCAGGCAACGTTTGACGCCCGTTTGCGCCAGATCGAGGAAATTGTGCGGTTCAGCTCCGCACCAGACAGAGATTCCCCACCCATTGCGGTGGTGCCATCGTCGATCGATAGTGGAGcag GTGATGGACATCATGGAGAGGATGCTATGAATGTCAATAATTCGCATTGA